One genomic region from Quercus robur chromosome 4, dhQueRobu3.1, whole genome shotgun sequence encodes:
- the LOC126721722 gene encoding B3 domain-containing protein Os04g0386900-like, producing MEYPQAQTGQVPMETNLQENQHWPLSGKPYFDIVLAKSHVKPLYQMGVPAKLHSIIPSLVVPTVLTYCGKNWEMSCNGTQRTHKKFDSGWRAFINDNNLKVGDACVFELIERSSKKLVFRVQILRGDIPPEFQGKVSSEGESSNTPIVIE from the exons ATGGAGTACCCACAGGCACAAACTGGACAAGTTCCTATGGAGACCAATTTGCAAGAGAATCAACATTGGCCACTTTCAGGGAAGCCATATTTTGATATCGTTCTTGCAAAATCACATGTCAAACCCTTGTATCAAATG GGGGTTCCGGCAAAATTGCATTCAATAATTCCTTCTCTTGTGGTCCCCACAGTTCTGACTTACTGTGGCAAGAACTGGGAGATGTCATGTAATGGCACACAACGTACTCATAAAAAGTTTGATTCTGGATGGAGAGCATTCATAAATGACAACAATCTCAAGGTTGGAGATGCATGTGTTTTTGAGCTCATAGAGCGCTCcagtaaaaaacttgttttcagAGTTCAAATTCTTAGAGGTGACATCCCACCTGAATTTCAAGGCAAGGTCAGTTCTGAGGGGGAGAGTTCAAACACTCCTATTGTTATTGAATAG